A section of the Dehalobacter sp. DCM genome encodes:
- a CDS encoding ECF transporter S component codes for METPQHKVEQPPLQTTYKSRSRDILMIAVISGLGGVLSTYISYIGNILNRLVGVPFGAGQFIAGLHVFWLLMVPCLIRKRGAAAAAGLIKGLVEFFTGSPHGLPIVLVCVIEGLIIEIIIFLSKQTINLPTLVIAGALASVSNVIVFQILYFSGASFVYIGLICLAALVSGAIFGGYLTHQSLALLTTLRPGRLAVEKERTVSPKKKILTGMSLGLAVIILLSFTGGAIYYYKNIYQLPWQGVVLSIEGKVEQPMKTGLKAYASEEVTISAALNGKVTHIPEQDYTGVPVRIILKDARPLPEAKELKVIATDGYEVTFDLAKVMNDDKMLLTENKGKETTLRIIAANYEGGYWAQKVSRFVLQ; via the coding sequence ATGGAGACGCCTCAGCATAAGGTGGAGCAACCCCCACTGCAAACAACTTATAAGAGCAGAAGCAGGGATATCCTGATGATCGCTGTGATCAGCGGCTTGGGCGGCGTTCTGAGTACATATATCAGTTATATCGGCAATATCTTGAATCGCCTGGTCGGAGTTCCTTTCGGAGCCGGGCAGTTTATCGCCGGACTCCATGTTTTCTGGTTGTTAATGGTTCCCTGCCTGATCCGTAAACGCGGGGCCGCAGCCGCCGCCGGTCTGATTAAAGGATTGGTTGAGTTTTTTACCGGCAGCCCGCATGGACTACCCATCGTCCTCGTTTGCGTTATTGAGGGGTTAATTATTGAAATAATAATATTCTTAAGCAAACAAACGATTAATTTACCCACATTGGTGATTGCCGGTGCTTTAGCATCTGTATCCAATGTGATTGTTTTTCAAATTCTGTATTTTTCAGGTGCCTCCTTTGTCTATATCGGTTTGATCTGCCTGGCTGCACTAGTTTCTGGGGCGATTTTCGGTGGCTATTTGACGCATCAATCCCTCGCCTTATTAACGACACTGCGGCCGGGACGGCTTGCGGTAGAAAAAGAGCGAACGGTTTCCCCAAAGAAAAAAATCCTCACTGGGATGTCCCTTGGTTTAGCGGTTATCATTCTTTTGTCTTTTACAGGCGGTGCAATATATTACTATAAAAATATTTATCAGCTGCCGTGGCAGGGTGTTGTACTGAGCATCGAAGGAAAAGTCGAACAGCCGATGAAGACAGGATTAAAAGCGTATGCCAGCGAGGAGGTAACAATCAGCGCAGCCCTCAACGGCAAGGTTACCCATATACCGGAGCAGGATTATACCGGTGTGCCAGTCCGGATTATTCTTAAGGATGCCCGGCCCTTGCCTGAGGCGAAAGAATTAAAGGTTATTGCCACCGACGGCTATGAGGTGACGTTTGATCTGGCTAAAGTCATGAACGACGACAAAATGCTGCTCACAGAAAATAAAGGGAAAGAAACCACGCTGCGGATAATTGCCGCGAATTACGAAGGTGGTTACTGGGCCCAAAAAGTAAGCCGGTTTGTCCTTCAATGA
- a CDS encoding metallophosphoesterase family protein translates to MRKVRLLTTLLIGLCCLVVFGCSTTATQSSLSERAPQVKGAVLQSALPADDGIPVYVYRAWQPVIAFDLSSRQKCRIEISNVPAEQMQGSLTGEHGTVDLSQAGVQIQQPLSTKITVAIPKGLQGKLLLQPAAAWGTAGSFAVIGDTQGNNESFQGAIKQINRVQPDFVVHLGDMTASGTEDEYKAFLQTAQQLFCPIYTVPGNHDIKGGGTSLYEKLLAPAHYDFEWGGKTLVFIDDSVGTVSQEQFAYLNGILSQQSKVMIFMHIPAVDPRGAKEDHALTDAAAAKTFLTMVQLHKQNIEAVMNGHIHLFNQYSQYGVPLITSGGGGANLYAEPGAGGYHHWLLVSADNANNTNNTANSENTSLAIKVNRFDPPARRDILTVTGATGSMVLQAKDFDGLFAASEVEGKASFQNQYGNIGGAGTYAGIPIRALLEKVGGMTENNTLVITSVDGYQQTYSYGNVYPEKAGWQEAQGEMILATQWNGSQPPEWQDGYRIVFLTADGLYDNADCSATSAPGEGWDTYASAGARWARYVVRMEVK, encoded by the coding sequence ATGAGAAAAGTAAGATTGTTAACAACGTTGTTGATTGGATTATGCTGTCTTGTTGTATTCGGCTGCAGTACAACAGCTACCCAGTCTTCACTCTCTGAGCGTGCGCCCCAAGTCAAAGGGGCAGTCCTGCAGTCAGCATTACCTGCTGACGACGGAATACCTGTCTATGTATACCGTGCTTGGCAACCGGTGATTGCGTTTGACCTTAGCAGCAGGCAAAAATGCCGGATTGAAATCAGCAATGTTCCGGCTGAGCAGATGCAGGGTTCCTTGACAGGGGAACATGGAACAGTCGACCTTTCGCAAGCCGGTGTCCAAATCCAACAGCCGCTTTCCACAAAAATTACGGTCGCTATCCCCAAGGGTTTGCAAGGGAAACTCCTGCTTCAGCCCGCTGCGGCGTGGGGAACAGCAGGTTCTTTTGCTGTGATCGGCGATACCCAGGGCAACAATGAATCTTTCCAAGGGGCAATCAAACAGATCAACCGTGTGCAGCCGGATTTTGTTGTTCATCTTGGCGACATGACCGCCAGCGGCACGGAGGATGAATATAAGGCCTTTCTCCAAACTGCACAGCAATTATTTTGCCCGATTTATACGGTTCCGGGCAATCATGACATCAAAGGCGGCGGAACCTCCCTCTATGAGAAATTGCTGGCTCCGGCGCATTACGATTTTGAATGGGGAGGTAAAACCCTGGTTTTCATTGATGATTCCGTGGGTACGGTGTCTCAGGAACAATTTGCTTACCTCAATGGTATACTGTCCCAGCAATCAAAAGTGATGATTTTTATGCATATCCCTGCTGTGGATCCCCGCGGCGCAAAAGAAGACCATGCCCTGACCGATGCGGCTGCTGCAAAAACGTTTCTAACAATGGTACAACTTCACAAGCAAAACATTGAGGCGGTGATGAACGGGCATATCCATCTGTTTAACCAGTACAGTCAGTACGGCGTGCCGTTGATTACCAGCGGGGGCGGCGGGGCCAACCTCTATGCTGAGCCGGGTGCAGGCGGTTACCATCACTGGCTGTTGGTCAGCGCCGATAACGCCAATAACACCAATAACACTGCTAACAGCGAAAACACATCCCTGGCGATTAAAGTCAACCGTTTTGATCCGCCGGCGAGGCGAGATATTCTAACGGTTACAGGAGCCACGGGTTCCATGGTGTTGCAAGCCAAAGATTTCGACGGTTTATTTGCCGCTTCCGAGGTTGAAGGGAAAGCTTCTTTCCAAAACCAGTACGGCAATATCGGCGGCGCCGGAACGTATGCGGGGATCCCGATCCGAGCTCTTCTTGAAAAAGTAGGCGGTATGACGGAAAACAATACACTGGTGATAACCTCTGTCGACGGCTACCAACAGACGTATTCTTACGGTAATGTCTATCCGGAAAAAGCCGGTTGGCAGGAAGCACAAGGGGAAATGATTCTGGCTACCCAATGGAATGGCAGCCAGCCGCCCGAGTGGCAGGACGGTTATCGTATCGTATTCTTAACTGCCGATGGACTTTATGATAATGCGGATTGTTCCGCTACGTCCGCCCCGGGTGAAGGTTGGGATACTTACGCGTCTGCCGGAGCCCGGTGGGCAAGGTATGTCGTAAGAATGGAGGTTAAATAA
- a CDS encoding nucleoside-triphosphatase — protein MHIFLTGEIQVGKSTVITKTLSLLNITPGGFKTYFGPDRGAKSRLLYMNAADKPPVYHEGNAIARMVREEKPVILLEKFDVYGAELLRSSMSNARLILMDECGNLEKSAHIFQREIFRCLDGDIPVFGVVKQDSYGWTDGIRNHPKVCLYTVTKENRDSLPLLLAEQFANSI, from the coding sequence ATGCATATCTTTCTTACCGGTGAAATCCAAGTAGGAAAAAGCACAGTAATAACAAAGACACTTTCGCTGCTAAACATAACCCCAGGAGGGTTCAAAACTTACTTTGGGCCTGACAGAGGGGCAAAAAGCAGGCTGCTCTATATGAATGCCGCGGACAAACCACCCGTTTATCATGAAGGAAATGCCATAGCCCGTATGGTTCGGGAAGAAAAACCGGTCATTCTGTTGGAGAAATTTGACGTTTACGGCGCGGAATTACTCCGTTCGTCCATGTCCAATGCCCGTTTGATTTTAATGGATGAATGCGGAAATCTGGAGAAGTCTGCCCATATCTTTCAACGTGAAATATTTCGGTGCCTGGACGGGGATATTCCGGTTTTCGGTGTCGTTAAACAGGACAGTTATGGCTGGACAGACGGTATAAGAAACCATCCCAAGGTCTGTCTGTATACCGTGACAAAAGAGAATCGTGACTCGCTGCCTTTATTGCTTGCTGAGCAATTTGCGAATTCTATTTAA
- a CDS encoding MFS transporter has translation MIWSKRFLNMTDKKTNITLVMLVYLAGVFIGALDTGIVTPARTIIQNNLFVEEKLGIWLITLYTLAYAASIPLMGKLADLFGRKVVYLTSIFIFGLGSLFCGLAQGLGSFTVLLLARVIQAIGGGGIIPLATAEFGTSIPLEKRGLALGLVGGVYGIANILGASAGSAILSSFGPDNWPLIFYINLPITALILIIGVICLPNTKPAGAKNIDILGISILTLMILALLYGLKNIDFLHFTTSAQRFSVYPFLTVFILLLPLFIWTEKKAADPILNISYFSNRKIAITFTLAFITGFLMMGMIFVPQFSENALKMAPGTGGYFVIILGLFAGIGAPVSGKLIDHYGPRVILACGFVLSIAGSLFLVFATANHPSLWRVILCLVLMGLGTGFTMGTPLNYMMLENTTKNDANSALAALSLVRTIGTTIAPAIMVAFLAQAGLNVQANVRDLLPREITLPPLPYATELTTTIDRLRSDPSTKRYVATVYMPDLSFLQTIDMDMSSDSPIAIPADVLDRLKASDVTTITANCKRVARSLFFQTTPELVDRIEHGMQIGIEELNISIAEINQSPTTELTISVRNTLQDTIDKMIVLRQAIPGAFNAAGDNYLSLIDQNKGRIEQEYQRLMMIGFKRLYLSVSIASLLGLIFLAFYRN, from the coding sequence ATGATTTGGAGCAAACGTTTTTTAAATATGACGGATAAAAAAACAAACATAACCCTCGTCATGCTTGTTTATCTGGCAGGCGTTTTTATCGGCGCGCTTGATACCGGAATTGTTACACCCGCCAGAACGATTATTCAAAATAACCTGTTTGTTGAAGAAAAACTGGGGATTTGGCTGATCACACTCTATACGCTGGCCTATGCCGCAAGCATTCCACTTATGGGCAAGTTGGCGGATCTATTCGGCCGTAAGGTTGTTTACCTCACCAGTATCTTCATATTCGGCTTGGGTTCCTTATTTTGCGGTTTGGCCCAGGGGTTGGGCAGTTTTACCGTATTGCTCTTAGCACGCGTTATCCAGGCTATCGGCGGCGGGGGAATTATTCCGCTGGCGACGGCCGAATTTGGGACCTCCATTCCGCTGGAAAAACGCGGCTTAGCGCTGGGACTTGTCGGCGGGGTTTACGGAATCGCCAACATCCTGGGGGCTTCAGCCGGCAGTGCGATTCTCAGCAGCTTCGGCCCGGACAACTGGCCATTAATTTTTTATATTAACTTGCCGATTACGGCTTTGATCCTGATTATCGGGGTTATCTGCCTGCCCAATACCAAGCCTGCGGGAGCAAAAAACATCGATATCTTGGGGATTTCGATTTTAACACTCATGATTCTGGCACTTCTATATGGTTTAAAGAATATCGATTTTCTGCATTTCACAACTTCGGCGCAACGGTTTTCGGTCTATCCGTTTTTGACCGTTTTTATTTTACTCTTGCCTCTGTTTATTTGGACGGAAAAGAAAGCCGCGGATCCGATACTTAATATTTCTTATTTTTCGAATAGGAAAATTGCCATCACCTTTACGCTGGCCTTTATTACCGGCTTTTTGATGATGGGAATGATCTTTGTACCGCAATTTTCCGAAAATGCACTGAAGATGGCTCCGGGCACCGGCGGTTACTTTGTTATTATTCTTGGCTTATTTGCAGGCATTGGCGCTCCCGTCTCCGGTAAATTGATCGATCATTATGGTCCGAGGGTAATTCTTGCCTGCGGGTTTGTACTCTCCATTGCCGGATCTCTTTTTTTAGTTTTCGCCACGGCGAATCACCCCAGTCTGTGGCGTGTCATTCTCTGTCTGGTTCTCATGGGTTTAGGAACAGGCTTCACAATGGGAACACCATTAAATTATATGATGCTGGAAAATACCACAAAAAACGATGCCAACTCCGCTCTCGCCGCTCTCTCGCTGGTGCGTACCATCGGCACAACCATCGCTCCCGCAATTATGGTCGCCTTTCTCGCGCAAGCCGGCTTGAACGTTCAAGCCAACGTCAGAGACCTGCTGCCTCGGGAAATTACTTTACCACCGTTGCCCTATGCTACGGAGTTAACAACAACCATTGACCGTTTGAGAAGTGACCCCTCAACCAAACGGTATGTCGCTACGGTCTACATGCCGGACCTGTCTTTCCTGCAAACAATTGATATGGATATGAGCAGTGACAGTCCAATTGCTATTCCCGCCGACGTGTTAGATCGGCTGAAAGCTTCGGACGTAACCACCATCACTGCCAACTGTAAACGTGTTGCCCGCAGCCTGTTCTTCCAAACAACGCCCGAACTGGTTGATCGGATTGAGCACGGGATGCAGATTGGCATTGAGGAATTGAATATAAGCATTGCGGAAATCAATCAAAGCCCCACAACGGAATTGACAATTTCCGTCAGGAACACGCTGCAGGACACCATCGACAAAATGATTGTCCTGCGGCAAGCCATTCCCGGTGCATTTAACGCGGCGGGCGATAATTATTTGTCGTTGATAGACCAAAACAAAGGAAGGATTGAACAGGAGTATCAAAGGTTAATGATGATTGGATTTAAGCGTCTCTACCTTTCGGTTTCCATTGCTTCCTTATTAGGGCTGATTTTTCTGGCCTTTTATCGGAATTAG
- a CDS encoding ABC transporter substrate-binding protein: protein MSTNTNKKRINRKIAALLLAFLFLVSASLTGCSQSKAPVEGAAKSNDLTPEQGYIIVTDYYGNKVKVKQNPAYIGSLFAVATHIFAIYGDVDKIVTIPDGNTRDYLFCQIYPQISKARIVKGNNVLNIEEVVKQPRPEVLIANPEVTTDEATVKKLTNLGIPVVTIAYDNIEQQKKTMEMLGTIADREKEAADYNKYYQSVVELVNSRIKDIPDSEKKTVYHAINELLRTDAVNTLSADILDKCGVKNIAFQGPQGAKTTQLSIDKHYIALEELLEANPEYILINGGDVLDYINKSTQLHNLKAYKEKHIYLMPLGVSRWGHPTSIESPLAMLWIAKTIYPDLFADIDICTETKDFYKNYFHYELSDAQVTKILEGREYKDIKGSSNLAGGTGK, encoded by the coding sequence ATGAGCACGAACACAAACAAGAAACGTATAAATAGAAAAATTGCAGCACTATTACTCGCCTTTTTGTTTTTGGTATCAGCCTCATTGACCGGATGTTCTCAATCAAAAGCACCTGTGGAAGGAGCCGCTAAATCGAATGATCTGACGCCGGAACAAGGATATATCATTGTTACGGACTATTATGGCAACAAAGTGAAAGTGAAGCAGAACCCAGCTTATATCGGCAGTCTTTTTGCAGTCGCTACGCATATCTTCGCTATATATGGCGATGTTGATAAGATCGTAACGATTCCTGATGGAAACACCAGAGATTATTTATTCTGTCAGATATATCCCCAAATTTCCAAAGCCAGAATTGTCAAAGGCAATAATGTCCTGAATATTGAAGAAGTTGTTAAACAGCCTAGGCCGGAGGTGTTGATCGCAAATCCTGAAGTCACTACGGACGAAGCGACTGTTAAGAAACTGACGAACCTGGGTATACCGGTGGTTACTATTGCCTATGACAATATCGAGCAGCAGAAGAAGACTATGGAAATGCTTGGCACTATTGCCGACAGGGAGAAAGAAGCAGCGGACTACAATAAGTATTATCAGTCAGTGGTTGAACTGGTGAATTCCCGGATCAAAGATATACCCGACAGTGAGAAGAAAACAGTCTATCATGCCATTAACGAGCTGCTGAGAACCGATGCGGTTAATACCCTTTCCGCAGATATTTTAGACAAGTGTGGTGTAAAGAACATTGCTTTTCAGGGTCCGCAAGGAGCTAAAACTACCCAACTAAGCATTGATAAACACTATATTGCCCTTGAGGAATTGCTGGAAGCCAACCCCGAGTATATTCTCATCAACGGCGGCGACGTGTTGGATTATATCAATAAAAGCACCCAGCTCCATAATCTCAAAGCCTATAAAGAAAAGCACATTTACCTGATGCCACTGGGTGTTTCTCGGTGGGGGCATCCTACTTCGATTGAAAGCCCGCTAGCCATGCTGTGGATAGCTAAAACCATATATCCTGATTTGTTTGCCGATATTGATATCTGCACGGAAACCAAAGACTTCTATAAAAACTATTTTCATTATGAACTGTCTGATGCCCAGGTAACCAAGATTTTGGAGGGCAGGGAATATAAGGACATTAAAGGTAGTTCCAACCTGGCGGGCGGAACGGGAAAATAA
- a CDS encoding ABC transporter ATP-binding protein, giving the protein MDTLQVENLHFRYHDKKILNGINFTVEQGEVFCVFGPNGCGKTTMLDCILGLNKPEEGNITIDGRNLTAMSPPQKAQKIAYVSQKSDRTFPYTVLEIVLMGRTAYTGMFSSPGPEDLAIAKNALDSVGMYNFRDRVYTKLSGGEAQLVKIARAIAQNAELIIFDEPTSHLDFRHELNVIRYIAKITKEKNISVIMATHFPNHAYFFESLGLPTRVALMENGAFEALGIPSEVLNQENMAKIFKIRTKNFRDSEGDKVLNFVVPIDFCAGGEWNEHEHKQETYK; this is encoded by the coding sequence ATGGATACTTTACAGGTTGAAAATCTTCACTTTCGCTATCATGATAAGAAAATTCTGAACGGAATTAATTTCACTGTGGAACAAGGTGAGGTTTTTTGTGTCTTTGGTCCAAACGGCTGTGGTAAAACAACCATGCTCGACTGTATACTTGGGCTGAACAAACCGGAGGAAGGAAACATAACCATTGACGGCCGGAACCTTACAGCGATGTCCCCGCCCCAGAAAGCGCAAAAGATTGCTTACGTATCCCAGAAGAGCGACCGGACGTTTCCCTATACCGTGCTGGAAATCGTTTTAATGGGCAGGACTGCCTATACAGGCATGTTTTCATCTCCTGGTCCGGAGGATCTTGCGATTGCAAAAAACGCGCTGGACAGCGTCGGTATGTATAATTTCAGAGACCGTGTTTATACCAAATTGAGCGGCGGAGAAGCCCAGCTTGTGAAAATTGCCAGGGCTATTGCCCAAAATGCCGAGCTGATTATTTTTGATGAGCCGACTTCCCATCTGGACTTTCGCCATGAACTCAATGTGATCAGATATATCGCTAAGATCACCAAAGAAAAAAACATTTCGGTGATTATGGCTACCCACTTCCCCAATCATGCTTATTTTTTTGAAAGCTTAGGCCTCCCAACCAGGGTTGCGCTGATGGAAAATGGAGCATTTGAAGCGTTAGGCATTCCGTCGGAAGTGTTAAACCAGGAAAACATGGCTAAGATTTTTAAAATTAGGACTAAAAATTTTAGAGATAGTGAAGGGGACAAGGTACTTAATTTTGTTGTTCCTATCGATTTCTGCGCAGGAGGGGAATGGAATGAGCACGAACACAAACAAGAAACGTATAAATAG
- a CDS encoding FecCD family ABC transporter permease, whose amino-acid sequence MLSKNYQKRILAIACFVLPVVLILFSLFVGRYDLSFSDILSILIQGQNWNSDLDRAIEYSLIYDIRLPRALLAFIVGGALSISGGALQGMFRNPLVDSGMLGVSAGSGFGACLGIIIFHNFYMTYVLAFCFGILAVLLSYFAGKIYDSAPTVTLVLGGVVISAIFSALISFMKFVADPMEQLPTITFWLMGSLARANFSDMSFALIPIIIGVAGIVLIRWRINVLSLGDKEASTLGVNTGICRAIIIICTAIATAGAVCVSGTIGWVGLIIPHIVRMLVGNDNRVLLPVCISAGGCFLLIVDLIARSIVSTEIPLGVLTALIGGPFFILILKRTKGGGSW is encoded by the coding sequence ATGTTAAGTAAGAACTATCAGAAAAGAATTCTGGCTATCGCTTGTTTCGTCCTGCCGGTGGTTTTAATTCTGTTTTCTCTGTTTGTCGGCAGGTATGATCTGAGTTTCAGCGATATACTGTCGATATTAATTCAAGGGCAGAATTGGAATTCAGATTTAGACCGCGCTATAGAATATTCATTAATATATGATATCAGGCTGCCTAGGGCGTTGTTGGCTTTTATCGTCGGCGGAGCACTCTCCATCAGCGGGGGCGCTCTGCAGGGAATGTTTCGGAACCCGCTGGTTGACTCCGGTATGCTCGGGGTCAGTGCTGGTTCGGGTTTTGGTGCCTGCCTGGGAATTATCATCTTTCATAACTTTTATATGACCTATGTTTTAGCCTTCTGCTTTGGAATCCTGGCAGTGCTTTTGAGTTACTTTGCAGGAAAAATCTATGATTCTGCCCCAACCGTGACCCTTGTTTTGGGCGGCGTGGTCATATCGGCGATCTTTAGCGCCTTAATATCTTTTATGAAGTTCGTGGCCGATCCGATGGAGCAGCTGCCTACTATTACTTTTTGGCTCATGGGCAGCCTGGCGAGGGCTAATTTTAGCGATATGTCCTTTGCCCTTATACCGATTATCATCGGGGTGGCAGGAATTGTCCTGATTCGCTGGAGGATCAATGTCCTTTCTTTAGGGGATAAAGAAGCAAGTACTTTGGGTGTGAATACGGGAATATGCCGGGCAATTATCATTATTTGCACAGCAATTGCCACGGCCGGAGCAGTCTGCGTCAGCGGTACCATTGGCTGGGTCGGATTGATTATTCCCCATATCGTTAGAATGCTGGTAGGTAATGATAACCGCGTTTTACTGCCTGTCTGTATTTCGGCAGGCGGCTGTTTCCTATTAATTGTCGATCTAATAGCCCGCAGCATAGTAAGCACTGAGATCCCTCTGGGTGTATTGACCGCTTTGATCGGTGGGCCGTTTTTTATCCTTATACTAAAAAGGACTAAGGGAGGCGGCAGCTGGTAA
- a CDS encoding Ig-like domain-containing protein: MNKNSIVIFFIMTLLLVMSPLAILAAGEEKTPLEISSATITDGEKDVPLNKEIKFVFSKNIANITVAENNKNCFSMTDSKGQPVTIEVITYDDQLERDKRNDIVIKPIELKDAEQYTITISPDVTSKSGEKLGKEVTYTFSTKGYVPSTQAGASPQASGSSAPAGNNPLVWWIVGVGAIVIIAAAIILYINHRNKNVK; the protein is encoded by the coding sequence ATGAACAAAAATTCAATCGTTATTTTTTTTATTATGACCTTATTATTGGTTATGTCTCCTTTGGCGATTCTGGCTGCAGGTGAAGAGAAAACACCGTTAGAGATTTCCTCAGCTACAATAACAGACGGGGAAAAGGATGTGCCGCTAAATAAGGAAATTAAATTTGTTTTTAGCAAAAACATTGCGAATATAACGGTAGCAGAAAACAATAAAAATTGTTTCTCCATGACTGATTCTAAAGGTCAGCCGGTTACCATTGAAGTTATCACGTATGACGACCAGCTTGAAAGGGATAAACGGAATGACATTGTAATTAAACCTATTGAGCTCAAGGATGCTGAACAATATACCATTACTATAAGTCCGGATGTTACATCAAAAAGCGGTGAGAAGCTGGGGAAAGAAGTAACATATACTTTCTCCACAAAGGGCTATGTCCCATCTACACAAGCTGGTGCTTCCCCCCAAGCAAGCGGCAGTTCTGCGCCGGCAGGCAATAATCCATTGGTGTGGTGGATTGTTGGCGTTGGTGCTATTGTCATTATTGCAGCGGCAATTATTCTCTATATCAATCATCGGAACAAAAATGTTAAGTAA